Proteins encoded within one genomic window of Oncorhynchus masou masou isolate Uvic2021 chromosome 1, UVic_Omas_1.1, whole genome shotgun sequence:
- the LOC135515318 gene encoding hematopoietic prostaglandin D synthase-like isoform X4, with translation MTSYKLTYFNMRGRAELPRYIFAYAGIAFEDRRVEWRDWPSIKKTFPLGKLPVLEVNGLPLTQSLAIARFLAKEAGLVGNSRLAEAQADALVDTLNDFTLLIPWREDNPQIKETWADLYCHVCFTTFSVLRPGFADHHPALCGLTDRVEAIPNIAKWIQCRPTTEF, from the exons ATGACATCCTACAAACTTACCTATTTCAACATGCGAGGTCGAGCAGAGCTGCCTCGGTATATCTTTGCCTATGCTGGAATAGCTTTCGAGGATCGACGGGTAGAGTGGAGAGACTGGCCATCGATTAAGAAGA CCTTTCCATTAGGAAAGCTCCCAGTGCTAGAGGTGAATGGACTCCCGCTGACCCAGAGTCTGGCCATTGCACGGTTCCTGGCAAAGGAAgcag GGCTTGTGGGTAACAGCAGACTAGCCGAGGCCCAGGCAGACGCTCTGGTCGACACTCTCAACGACTTCACCCTCTTAATCCCATGGAGAGAGGACAACCCACAGATCAAA GAGACCTGGGCTGATCTGTACTGCCATGTGTGCTTCACTACCTTCAGTGTGCTGAGACCGGGCTTTGCTGATCACCATCCTGCCCTGTGTGGCCTGACTGACCGGGTGGAGGCCATCCCGAACATCGCTAAGTGGATCCAGTGCAGACCTACAACAGAGTTCTAA
- the LOC135515318 gene encoding hematopoietic prostaglandin D synthase-like isoform X3 → MTSYKLTYFNMRGRAELPRYIFAYAGIAFEDRRVEWRDWPSIKKTFPLGKLPVLEVNGLPLTQSLAIARFLAKEAGLVGNSRLAEAQADALVDTLNDFTLLIPWREDNPQIKTQKIDMLFQSHAPKLLDHLQCHLGDRKWLVGDSETWADLYCHVCFTTFSVLRPGFADHHPALCGLTDRVEAIPNIAKWIQCRPTTEF, encoded by the exons ATGACATCCTACAAACTTACCTATTTCAACATGCGAGGTCGAGCAGAGCTGCCTCGGTATATCTTTGCCTATGCTGGAATAGCTTTCGAGGATCGACGGGTAGAGTGGAGAGACTGGCCATCGATTAAGAAGA CCTTTCCATTAGGAAAGCTCCCAGTGCTAGAGGTGAATGGACTCCCGCTGACCCAGAGTCTGGCCATTGCACGGTTCCTGGCAAAGGAAgcag GGCTTGTGGGTAACAGCAGACTAGCCGAGGCCCAGGCAGACGCTCTGGTCGACACTCTCAACGACTTCACCCTCTTAATCCCATGGAGAGAGGACAACCCACAGATCAAA acacagaaaATTGACATGCTTTTCCAAAGCCACGCCCCCAAGTTACTGGACCATCTCCAGTGTCATTTGGGAGACAGGAAGTGGTTAGTGGGTGATTCG GAGACCTGGGCTGATCTGTACTGCCATGTGTGCTTCACTACCTTCAGTGTGCTGAGACCGGGCTTTGCTGATCACCATCCTGCCCTGTGTGGCCTGACTGACCGGGTGGAGGCCATCCCGAACATCGCTAAGTGGATCCAGTGCAGACCTACAACAGAGTTCTAA
- the LOC135515318 gene encoding hematopoietic prostaglandin D synthase-like isoform X1: MTSYKLTYFNMRGRAELPRYIFAYAGIAFEDRRVEWRDWPSIKKTFPLGKLPVLEVNGLPLTQSLAIARFLAKEAGLVGNSRLAEAQADALVDTLNDFTLLIPWREDNPQIKTQKIDMLFQSHAPKLLDHLQCHLGDRKWLVGDSNKEKHRQTDRKRESRDRLHNREETWADLYCHVCFTTFSVLRPGFADHHPALCGLTDRVEAIPNIAKWIQCRPTTEF, encoded by the exons ATGACATCCTACAAACTTACCTATTTCAACATGCGAGGTCGAGCAGAGCTGCCTCGGTATATCTTTGCCTATGCTGGAATAGCTTTCGAGGATCGACGGGTAGAGTGGAGAGACTGGCCATCGATTAAGAAGA CCTTTCCATTAGGAAAGCTCCCAGTGCTAGAGGTGAATGGACTCCCGCTGACCCAGAGTCTGGCCATTGCACGGTTCCTGGCAAAGGAAgcag GGCTTGTGGGTAACAGCAGACTAGCCGAGGCCCAGGCAGACGCTCTGGTCGACACTCTCAACGACTTCACCCTCTTAATCCCATGGAGAGAGGACAACCCACAGATCAAA acacagaaaATTGACATGCTTTTCCAAAGCCACGCCCCCAAGTTACTGGACCATCTCCAGTGTCATTTGGGAGACAGGAAGTGGTTAGTGGGTGATTCG AACaaggagaaacacagacagactgacagaaagcGTGAAAGCAGAGACCGACTGCACAACAGGGAG GAGACCTGGGCTGATCTGTACTGCCATGTGTGCTTCACTACCTTCAGTGTGCTGAGACCGGGCTTTGCTGATCACCATCCTGCCCTGTGTGGCCTGACTGACCGGGTGGAGGCCATCCCGAACATCGCTAAGTGGATCCAGTGCAGACCTACAACAGAGTTCTAA
- the LOC135515318 gene encoding hematopoietic prostaglandin D synthase-like isoform X2 — MTSYKLTYFNMRGRAELPRYIFAYAGIAFEDRRVEWRDWPSIKKRKLPVLEVNGLPLTQSLAIARFLAKEAGLVGNSRLAEAQADALVDTLNDFTLLIPWREDNPQIKTQKIDMLFQSHAPKLLDHLQCHLGDRKWLVGDSNKEKHRQTDRKRESRDRLHNREETWADLYCHVCFTTFSVLRPGFADHHPALCGLTDRVEAIPNIAKWIQCRPTTEF, encoded by the exons ATGACATCCTACAAACTTACCTATTTCAACATGCGAGGTCGAGCAGAGCTGCCTCGGTATATCTTTGCCTATGCTGGAATAGCTTTCGAGGATCGACGGGTAGAGTGGAGAGACTGGCCATCGATTAAGAAGA GAAAGCTCCCAGTGCTAGAGGTGAATGGACTCCCGCTGACCCAGAGTCTGGCCATTGCACGGTTCCTGGCAAAGGAAgcag GGCTTGTGGGTAACAGCAGACTAGCCGAGGCCCAGGCAGACGCTCTGGTCGACACTCTCAACGACTTCACCCTCTTAATCCCATGGAGAGAGGACAACCCACAGATCAAA acacagaaaATTGACATGCTTTTCCAAAGCCACGCCCCCAAGTTACTGGACCATCTCCAGTGTCATTTGGGAGACAGGAAGTGGTTAGTGGGTGATTCG AACaaggagaaacacagacagactgacagaaagcGTGAAAGCAGAGACCGACTGCACAACAGGGAG GAGACCTGGGCTGATCTGTACTGCCATGTGTGCTTCACTACCTTCAGTGTGCTGAGACCGGGCTTTGCTGATCACCATCCTGCCCTGTGTGGCCTGACTGACCGGGTGGAGGCCATCCCGAACATCGCTAAGTGGATCCAGTGCAGACCTACAACAGAGTTCTAA
- the LOC135515318 gene encoding hematopoietic prostaglandin D synthase-like isoform X5: MTSYKLTYFNMRGRAELPRYIFAYAGIAFEDRRVEWRDWPSIKKTFPLGKLPVLEVNGLPLTQSLAIARFLAKEAGLVGNSRLAEAQADALVDTLNDFTLLIPWREDNPQIKTQKIDMLFQSHAPKLLDHLQCHLGDRKWLVGDSDNDPTHLQAVSGLFDQEGE, encoded by the exons ATGACATCCTACAAACTTACCTATTTCAACATGCGAGGTCGAGCAGAGCTGCCTCGGTATATCTTTGCCTATGCTGGAATAGCTTTCGAGGATCGACGGGTAGAGTGGAGAGACTGGCCATCGATTAAGAAGA CCTTTCCATTAGGAAAGCTCCCAGTGCTAGAGGTGAATGGACTCCCGCTGACCCAGAGTCTGGCCATTGCACGGTTCCTGGCAAAGGAAgcag GGCTTGTGGGTAACAGCAGACTAGCCGAGGCCCAGGCAGACGCTCTGGTCGACACTCTCAACGACTTCACCCTCTTAATCCCATGGAGAGAGGACAACCCACAGATCAAA acacagaaaATTGACATGCTTTTCCAAAGCCACGCCCCCAAGTTACTGGACCATCTCCAGTGTCATTTGGGAGACAGGAAGTGGTTAGTGGGTGATTCG gacaatgacccaacacacctccaggctgtgtcagggctatttgaccaagaaggagagtga